In Methylomonas sp. MK1, the following are encoded in one genomic region:
- a CDS encoding efflux RND transporter periplasmic adaptor subunit translates to MTKGKIGALFVALLLLIGIGVAIGRVSQPAPSAEAPAANPALSVSAIRPQTRDIPLSLTANGSIAAWQEAVIGAEIGDLRLSAINVQIGEAVKKGQVLATFSDESVLADVAQARGVVAEAEANLAEARLNAERARKVSVSGALSAQQVDQYLTGAKTAEAKLQSAKAQLDAQLLRLKYTKVLASDDGVISARSATLGAVATKGQELFRLIRQNRLEWRGELTAAEMTQLKPGNRVRVEVPNVGSIEGSVRFLAPTLDVQNRNGLVYVDLPHAAQSGLRAGMFARGEFDLGSSTALTVPQDALSLRDGFSYVFLLTEQTEDRARVKQVKVQLGRRNGDQLEILSGVAAEDRLVAGGASFLADGDSVRVVKQ, encoded by the coding sequence ATGACCAAGGGAAAAATAGGCGCGCTATTCGTCGCCTTACTACTATTAATCGGTATTGGCGTGGCTATCGGCCGCGTCAGCCAGCCCGCGCCATCGGCCGAAGCACCGGCGGCTAATCCGGCGCTCAGCGTTTCGGCGATTCGTCCGCAAACGCGTGATATTCCGCTCAGTCTTACGGCTAACGGTTCTATTGCAGCTTGGCAGGAAGCCGTGATCGGCGCCGAAATCGGCGATCTGCGCCTGAGTGCGATTAATGTGCAAATCGGCGAAGCCGTTAAAAAAGGCCAGGTGTTGGCAACCTTTTCGGACGAAAGCGTATTGGCCGATGTCGCCCAAGCCCGAGGCGTAGTGGCCGAAGCCGAAGCCAATCTGGCCGAAGCCCGGCTCAACGCCGAGCGGGCACGGAAGGTCTCGGTATCCGGGGCGTTGAGTGCTCAACAAGTGGACCAGTACCTGACCGGCGCCAAAACCGCGGAGGCCAAACTGCAATCCGCCAAAGCGCAGTTGGATGCGCAATTGCTGCGGCTGAAATATACCAAGGTATTGGCCAGCGACGACGGCGTGATTTCCGCGCGTAGCGCCACCTTGGGCGCGGTCGCTACGAAAGGTCAGGAATTGTTTCGCTTGATTCGGCAAAACCGCCTGGAATGGCGCGGCGAGCTTACCGCCGCGGAAATGACGCAACTGAAACCGGGCAACAGGGTGAGGGTGGAAGTGCCGAATGTCGGCAGCATAGAGGGAAGCGTACGTTTCCTGGCGCCAACCCTCGATGTGCAAAATCGCAATGGCTTGGTTTACGTTGATTTACCTCATGCTGCGCAAAGCGGTTTGCGTGCCGGTATGTTCGCCCGTGGTGAATTTGATTTGGGCAGTTCCACGGCTCTAACCGTGCCGCAAGATGCGTTGTCGCTGCGGGATGGCTTTAGCTATGTGTTTCTGCTGACCGAACAAACCGAAGACCGGGCCCGCGTCAAGCAGGTCAAAGTGCAACTGGGCCGCAGAAACGGCGACCAGCTGGAAATTTTATCCGGAGTGGCCGCCGAAGACCGGCTGGTGGCCGGCGGTGCCTCGTTTTTGGCCGACGGCGACAGCGTACGGGTGGTAAAACAATGA
- a CDS encoding efflux RND transporter permease subunit has protein sequence MNVSAWCIRNPIPAMMLFVLLSFAGLLSFKAMKIQNFPDLDLPTITVSTSLPGASPSQLETEVARKIENAIATLQGLKHITSKVQDGSATITAEFRLEKPVQEALDDVRSAVSKVRADLPGDLRDPIVTKLNLAGSPILALTVSSAQRDEEALSWFVEDTVAKRLLAVRGVGAVNRVGGVSREVTIALDPVKLQALGATAADISRQLRQIQRESAGGRIDLGSGEQPVRTLANVASVDEIRPLQLSLADGRHIRLDQVAKVDDSVAEPRALALLNGKPVVGFEVTRSRGASEVEVGAGVQKALAELRVANPDIEFTEAFNFVTPVEEEFQGSMTMLYEGALLAVLVVWLFLRDWRATFISAVALPLSVIPAFLGMDYLGFSLNVITLLALSLVIGILVDDAIVEVENIVRHLRMGKTPYQAAMEAADEIGLAVVATTFALVAVFLPTAFMSGVAGRFFKQFGWTAALAILASLVVARMLTPMMAAYMLKDLGHSEPKEGALMRTYMKLASWCLHHRLTTIGGAAAFFIGSLFLIPLLPTGFIPADDNPQTQVFVELPPGSSLAQTRASAEAARQLVAGIDYVKTIYTTIGSGSAGSDPMAGNQGSGEVRKATLTITLANRQDRPVRKQVIEQNIRQVLQKLPGVRTKVGLGASGEKYVLVLSGDDPQALSTAARSLERDLRTIPGLGSIASSAALVRPEIAVRPDFARAADLGVTTTALAETLRIATLGDYDWSLSKLNLAQRQVPMVVKLADEGRHDLSVLERLAVPSAKPGIGAVMVGQVAKLELSSGPAVIDRYDRSRNINFEIELSGQPLGDVATAVENLQSIKNLPAGVKRINIGDAEMMGELFASFGLAMLTGVLCIFIVLVLLFKDFLQPITILAALPLSFGGGFVALLVTGKAFSMPSLIGLVMLMGIATKNSILLVEYAIVARREHGMSRMDALLDACHKRARPIVMTTIAMGAGMLPIAIGMGNADSSFRSPMAVAVIGGLVTSTLLSLLVIPVAYTYLDDFKNLGLALWKRYTAPKAAAVES, from the coding sequence ATGAACGTTTCAGCCTGGTGTATCCGCAACCCCATTCCGGCCATGATGTTGTTCGTGCTGCTCAGTTTCGCCGGTTTGCTTAGCTTCAAAGCGATGAAAATCCAGAATTTCCCCGATCTGGATTTGCCCACCATCACGGTCTCGACCTCGCTGCCCGGCGCTTCGCCGTCGCAACTGGAAACCGAGGTGGCACGGAAAATCGAAAACGCCATCGCCACCTTGCAGGGTTTGAAACATATCACCTCCAAGGTCCAGGATGGCAGTGCCACCATCACCGCCGAATTTCGCCTGGAAAAGCCGGTACAGGAGGCCTTGGACGATGTGCGTTCCGCCGTTTCCAAAGTCCGTGCCGACTTGCCTGGCGACCTGCGCGATCCGATTGTCACCAAGCTGAATTTGGCCGGTTCGCCGATTTTGGCCTTAACCGTCAGTTCCGCGCAGCGCGATGAAGAAGCGCTGTCCTGGTTTGTCGAAGACACAGTTGCCAAACGCCTGTTGGCGGTACGCGGCGTCGGTGCGGTCAACCGCGTGGGCGGTGTCAGCCGGGAGGTGACGATTGCTTTGGACCCGGTCAAGCTGCAAGCCTTGGGGGCGACTGCGGCAGACATTTCCCGGCAATTGCGGCAAATCCAGCGCGAGAGCGCCGGCGGTCGCATCGATTTGGGTAGCGGCGAACAACCGGTGCGCACCTTGGCGAACGTGGCGTCGGTCGATGAGATACGGCCCTTGCAGCTTTCATTGGCTGACGGCCGCCATATTCGGCTCGATCAAGTCGCCAAGGTGGACGACTCGGTAGCAGAACCGCGCGCGCTGGCGCTACTGAACGGCAAACCGGTAGTGGGCTTTGAAGTGACTCGCAGCCGGGGCGCCAGCGAAGTAGAGGTGGGCGCCGGCGTACAAAAAGCCCTGGCGGAACTGCGCGTTGCCAACCCGGATATCGAATTCACCGAAGCCTTCAATTTCGTCACCCCGGTAGAGGAGGAATTCCAAGGCTCGATGACCATGCTTTACGAAGGCGCATTGTTGGCGGTTTTGGTAGTCTGGTTGTTCTTGCGCGATTGGCGGGCCACTTTTATTTCCGCCGTCGCGCTGCCGCTGTCGGTGATTCCGGCTTTCTTGGGCATGGATTATTTGGGCTTCTCGCTAAATGTCATCACGCTGTTGGCCTTGTCATTGGTGATCGGCATTTTGGTCGACGATGCTATCGTCGAAGTGGAAAACATTGTCCGCCACTTGCGGATGGGCAAAACGCCGTATCAAGCTGCCATGGAGGCCGCCGACGAAATCGGCTTGGCTGTGGTGGCGACCACTTTTGCGCTGGTCGCAGTATTTCTGCCGACTGCGTTCATGAGTGGGGTGGCCGGGCGGTTTTTCAAGCAATTTGGTTGGACGGCCGCGCTGGCGATATTGGCCTCGCTGGTGGTCGCCAGGATGCTGACGCCGATGATGGCGGCTTATATGTTGAAAGACCTTGGTCACTCCGAGCCTAAGGAAGGCGCGCTGATGCGCACCTATATGAAGTTGGCGAGCTGGTGTCTACATCATCGGCTGACCACGATTGGCGGCGCGGCGGCATTTTTTATCGGCTCGCTGTTTTTGATTCCGTTATTGCCTACCGGCTTTATCCCCGCGGACGATAACCCGCAGACCCAGGTGTTCGTGGAATTGCCGCCCGGCTCCAGCTTAGCGCAAACGCGCGCTTCCGCCGAGGCTGCCAGGCAATTGGTCGCCGGTATCGATTACGTAAAAACGATTTACACCACCATCGGCAGCGGCTCGGCGGGTAGCGACCCTATGGCCGGCAATCAAGGCAGCGGTGAGGTGCGTAAAGCCACCTTGACGATTACCTTGGCCAATCGCCAGGACAGACCGGTACGCAAACAGGTCATCGAGCAAAATATCCGCCAGGTCCTGCAAAAACTGCCCGGCGTGCGTACCAAAGTGGGTTTGGGCGCTTCCGGCGAAAAATACGTTCTGGTCTTGAGCGGCGACGATCCGCAAGCTTTAAGTACTGCCGCCCGCAGCCTGGAACGCGATTTGAGGACTATTCCCGGCCTGGGCAGCATCGCCTCCAGTGCAGCGCTGGTGCGTCCGGAAATCGCCGTAAGGCCAGACTTTGCCCGCGCCGCCGATCTGGGCGTGACTACCACCGCGCTGGCGGAAACCCTGCGTATCGCTACGCTGGGCGATTACGACTGGTCGTTGTCCAAACTCAATCTGGCGCAACGGCAAGTGCCTATGGTGGTGAAATTGGCTGATGAGGGCCGGCACGATTTGAGCGTGTTGGAACGCTTGGCTGTGCCGTCCGCTAAGCCGGGCATCGGCGCGGTGATGGTCGGCCAGGTGGCGAAGCTGGAACTGTCCAGCGGACCGGCCGTGATCGATAGATACGACCGTTCGCGGAATATCAATTTCGAAATCGAATTGTCCGGCCAGCCGCTCGGCGACGTTGCCACGGCGGTGGAAAACCTTCAGAGCATTAAAAATCTGCCGGCCGGCGTGAAGCGCATCAACATTGGCGACGCGGAAATGATGGGCGAACTGTTTGCCAGCTTTGGCTTGGCCATGCTGACCGGCGTGTTGTGTATCTTTATCGTGCTGGTCTTGCTGTTTAAAGACTTCCTGCAACCCATCACAATATTGGCGGCATTGCCGCTATCCTTTGGCGGCGGCTTCGTGGCGCTGTTAGTCACCGGCAAGGCCTTTTCGATGCCATCACTGATTGGTTTGGTGATGCTGATGGGTATAGCGACCAAAAACTCCATCTTGCTGGTCGAATACGCCATCGTCGCCCGCCGCGAGCACGGCATGAGCCGTATGGATGCGCTATTGGATGCCTGCCATAAGCGGGCCAGACCAATCGTGATGACTACCATTGCGATGGGTGCGGGCATGTTGCCGATTGCGATAGGCATGGGCAACGCAGATTCATCCTTCCGCAGCCCAATGGCGGTCGCGGTGATCGGCGGCTTGGTGACATCCACCTTGCTGAGCCTATTGGTGATTCCGGTGGCTTATACTTATCTGGACGATTTCAAGAATCTAGGTCTGGCACTTTGGAAACGCTATACCGCGCCCAAAGCAGCCGCTGTCGAATCGTGA
- a CDS encoding leucine-rich repeat domain-containing protein, whose translation MATDKALQAAEKKVAKALRDGATELDLSCSYGTEKSEKLTELPESLGQLTQLRELHLSRNQLAALPESLGQLTELQSLNLSGNQLTALPEWLGQLTQLQTLDLSGNQLTALPEWLGQLTQLQTLDLSSNQLTALPESLGQLTSLQSFYLGMNQLETLPESLGRLTNLRHFQLTRNQLTALPECLSRIENLERIDADFNRLSSLPDSYRKLRRLTYLDVCGNLIRNIPQYLGEMPSLTDLYLGDSVAGNPLETLSEGIRSLKQLRLLWAARCGLDLLPDWIGELTQLETLKLDGNKLRDLPASLEYLANLKGLAIDDNPLNPELSAANKEGLDAVKRYLRAKAEAQVVLNEAKLILIGEGEVGKSCLLGALRGDPWEEGRLTTHGIEIKPVQVKDPATGTEITLNGWDFGGQRVYRPTHQLFFSAPAVYLVVWKPREGPQQGFVKEWIKLVKHREPDAKILVVATHGGPGARQPDIDRQELWDLFGRDTVIDFFFVDSKPDEKTGKCDGVEALKDAIVKVAVALPETGRAVPKRWQEAREALKSNGAPYLPLDEVLALCKGLKMDDEEAQLFVTVSHRLGHLIHYEHDPALRDIVVLKPDWLATAMSFVLDDKLTRDAHGLVSFARLGELWNDPAREEEFRYPPALHHVFVALMERYDLSYVVAGLPVKGQPDGTTLIAQLVPDIRPSDSEIRQGWTAAIADGDEERVQICRIVEDKNGQSASAEGLFYQLIVRLHKYSLGRVNFAESLHWQRGLVLDDDYNGRALLEHIGNDVKITVRAAYPEAFLSVLTREVKWLVESFWAGLRCDVMVPCVAPCGRNTPGTGLFEVEKLIESKKKRRPEYPCAVCSEWQSIDCLLRNAPAAQPEPMRELLGSRAVLAELNNVRVLLQQQHGESMGRFDTVDANTRATLGKVSESYARLMQALTDEAREGPRLFSFHPIDPGFFDRPNWINQKFRLTLWCEHSRLPLPELYDKGSKKGVYELNLPREWFEKAAPFLKVLTGTLSLVLPVAASATKLVMDDAVYKGLENELELGEKSIESVLKGGETSGEWLGRSDAPDLEHGDAVRAQGAVLRQLHAWLKEKDPSFGGLVRVQNKRQEFLWVHPQFVQEY comes from the coding sequence ATGGCTACGGACAAAGCACTTCAAGCAGCAGAGAAGAAAGTCGCGAAAGCCTTACGAGACGGGGCGACCGAACTCGATCTGAGCTGCAGCTACGGCACCGAAAAATCAGAGAAACTCACTGAACTGCCTGAATCGCTCGGCCAGCTCACGCAACTGCGTGAGCTACACCTCTCTCGCAACCAACTGGCGGCGCTACCGGAGTCGCTGGGCCAGCTCACTGAGTTGCAGTCGCTGAACCTCTCCGGCAACCAACTGACGGCGTTGCCGGAGTGGCTGGGCCAGCTCACTCAGTTGCAGACGCTGGACCTCTCCGGCAATCAACTGACGGCGCTGCCGGAGTGGCTGGGCCAGCTCACTCAGTTGCAGACGCTGGACCTCTCCAGCAACCAACTGACGGCACTGCCGGAGTCGCTTGGACAACTAACGTCTTTGCAGTCATTTTACCTTGGCATGAACCAACTAGAGACGCTACCGGAATCACTTGGCCGACTCACTAATCTGAGACATTTCCAGCTTACACGAAATCAATTAACCGCACTGCCTGAGTGCCTTAGTAGGATAGAGAACCTCGAGAGAATCGACGCAGATTTCAACCGGCTATCATCGTTGCCGGACTCTTACCGAAAATTGCGGCGGCTCACCTACTTGGATGTGTGCGGGAACTTAATTAGGAATATCCCTCAGTACCTTGGAGAAATGCCTAGTCTCACCGACCTCTATCTGGGAGACAGCGTAGCAGGAAACCCTCTTGAAACACTCTCTGAAGGAATCCGATCACTCAAGCAATTGAGGTTGCTTTGGGCCGCGCGTTGCGGGCTCGACCTTTTACCAGATTGGATTGGGGAATTGACACAACTTGAAACCCTGAAACTGGATGGCAACAAACTGCGTGACCTGCCTGCGTCTCTCGAATACTTGGCGAACCTAAAAGGGCTCGCTATTGATGACAATCCACTGAATCCCGAACTAAGCGCCGCCAACAAGGAGGGCCTTGACGCTGTTAAACGCTACCTGCGGGCAAAGGCGGAAGCGCAGGTGGTATTGAACGAGGCCAAACTGATCCTGATCGGCGAGGGCGAGGTGGGCAAGAGTTGCCTGCTCGGTGCGTTGCGTGGTGATCCGTGGGAAGAAGGCCGCCTGACCACGCACGGCATCGAGATCAAACCGGTGCAGGTGAAGGATCCCGCCACAGGCACCGAGATCACACTGAACGGCTGGGATTTCGGCGGGCAAAGGGTCTATCGGCCCACGCACCAGTTGTTTTTCAGCGCCCCGGCGGTCTATCTGGTGGTGTGGAAGCCGCGCGAAGGCCCGCAGCAGGGCTTCGTGAAGGAGTGGATCAAGCTGGTGAAGCACCGCGAGCCGGACGCCAAAATCCTCGTCGTCGCCACCCACGGTGGCCCAGGCGCTCGCCAGCCGGACATCGACAGGCAGGAACTTTGGGACCTGTTTGGCAGGGATACGGTGATCGATTTCTTCTTCGTGGACAGCAAGCCAGACGAGAAAACTGGCAAGTGTGATGGGGTCGAAGCATTAAAAGATGCGATTGTGAAGGTGGCGGTAGCGTTGCCGGAAACGGGCCGTGCGGTGCCGAAGCGCTGGCAGGAGGCGCGTGAAGCTTTGAAATCAAACGGTGCACCCTACCTGCCGCTCGATGAGGTGCTGGCGCTCTGCAAGGGGCTGAAAATGGATGACGAAGAAGCTCAACTCTTCGTGACGGTGTCGCACAGGCTGGGTCATTTGATTCACTATGAGCACGACCCGGCATTGCGCGATATTGTGGTGCTCAAGCCCGACTGGCTGGCGACGGCAATGAGCTTCGTGCTCGACGACAAGCTGACACGCGACGCGCACGGGCTGGTAAGCTTTGCCCGGCTCGGCGAGCTGTGGAACGATCCGGCGCGTGAAGAGGAGTTTCGCTACCCGCCGGCGCTTCACCATGTCTTTGTCGCACTGATGGAGCGCTACGATCTGTCCTATGTGGTGGCAGGCCTTCCGGTTAAAGGTCAGCCCGATGGCACCACTCTGATCGCGCAGCTCGTTCCCGACATTCGCCCGAGCGACAGCGAAATACGGCAAGGATGGACAGCCGCCATAGCGGACGGGGACGAGGAGCGTGTGCAAATTTGCCGGATTGTGGAGGACAAGAACGGTCAGTCGGCATCGGCGGAGGGACTCTTCTACCAGCTAATCGTGCGTCTGCACAAATACTCGCTCGGGCGGGTCAACTTCGCCGAAAGCCTACACTGGCAGCGCGGCCTGGTGCTGGACGATGATTACAATGGACGTGCGCTGTTGGAGCACATCGGGAACGACGTGAAGATCACAGTGCGTGCTGCGTATCCCGAGGCCTTCCTCTCTGTCCTCACCCGCGAAGTAAAGTGGCTGGTGGAAAGCTTCTGGGCAGGCCTACGCTGCGATGTGATGGTCCCGTGCGTGGCACCCTGCGGAAGAAACACGCCAGGAACAGGACTCTTCGAGGTGGAAAAACTGATTGAGAGCAAGAAAAAACGCCGCCCCGAATATCCGTGCGCCGTTTGCAGCGAATGGCAAAGCATCGATTGTCTCTTACGCAACGCACCCGCCGCACAGCCCGAGCCGATGAGAGAACTGCTCGGCTCACGCGCCGTGCTTGCCGAACTCAATAATGTGCGTGTGCTTCTTCAGCAGCAACATGGAGAGTCCATGGGACGCTTTGATACCGTGGACGCGAACACACGCGCAACGCTAGGCAAAGTGAGTGAAAGTTACGCGCGTCTGATGCAGGCACTGACCGATGAGGCTAGGGAAGGTCCGCGCCTGTTCAGTTTCCATCCGATCGACCCTGGTTTCTTCGATCGGCCCAATTGGATCAACCAGAAGTTCCGCTTGACACTGTGGTGCGAGCACAGCCGCCTGCCGTTGCCGGAATTGTATGACAAAGGCAGCAAGAAGGGTGTGTATGAGTTGAATCTACCGCGCGAATGGTTTGAGAAGGCCGCGCCATTCCTGAAGGTGCTCACCGGCACCTTGAGCCTGGTGCTGCCAGTGGCGGCGTCGGCCACGAAATTGGTGATGGATGATGCCGTTTACAAGGGACTGGAGAATGAACTGGAACTAGGTGAGAAGAGTATCGAATCGGTGCTGAAAGGCGGAGAGACATCCGGCGAATGGCTGGGACGCAGCGACGCGCCGGACCTGGAACACGGGGATGCAGTCCGGGCGCAAGGAGCAGTGCTGCGGCAGTTACACGCTTGGCTGAAGGAGAAGGACCCGAGCTTCGGCGGGTTGGTGCGGGTGCAGAACAAGCGCCAGGAGTTCCTGTGGGTGCATCCTCAGTTTGTGCAGGAGTATTGA